One window of Xanthomonas sp. 10-10 genomic DNA carries:
- a CDS encoding STAS domain-containing protein — translation MVALQQRSIDAIRGQEAALLAAWLGSGLGNDARISRQDQQAQGADFLRLLAASLKDDGSSLDSAEWSEVRRFLENLSRDRATRGFDSQETANFIFSLKRVLFELVQREYASTPEDLAQQLWALSELLDRLGLYTVKAFQKTREDIIARQQEEMLELSTPVVKLWDGVLALPMIGTLDSQRTQVVMESLLQRIVDTGSEIAIIDITGVPTVDTLVAQHLLKTVTAIRLMGADAIISGVRPQIAQTIVHLGLDLQGIVTKANLADALALALKRTGLTVSKAL, via the coding sequence ATGGTGGCACTGCAGCAGCGCTCGATCGACGCGATCCGTGGCCAGGAAGCGGCGTTGTTGGCCGCGTGGCTGGGCTCAGGCCTCGGCAACGATGCGCGTATCTCCCGGCAGGATCAGCAGGCCCAGGGTGCGGACTTTTTGCGGCTGCTGGCCGCCTCGTTGAAGGACGATGGCAGCAGTCTGGACAGCGCCGAGTGGAGCGAGGTCCGTCGCTTCCTGGAAAACCTGTCGCGCGACCGCGCCACCCGCGGCTTCGATTCGCAGGAAACCGCCAACTTCATTTTCTCGCTCAAGCGCGTGCTGTTCGAGCTGGTGCAGCGCGAATACGCCAGTACTCCGGAAGACCTCGCGCAGCAGTTGTGGGCGCTGTCCGAGCTGCTGGACCGTCTGGGCCTGTACACCGTCAAGGCGTTTCAGAAGACCCGCGAAGACATCATCGCGCGCCAGCAGGAAGAGATGCTGGAGCTGTCCACCCCGGTGGTCAAACTCTGGGACGGCGTGCTGGCGCTGCCGATGATCGGCACGCTGGATTCGCAACGCACCCAGGTGGTGATGGAGTCGCTGCTGCAGCGCATCGTCGATACCGGCTCGGAGATCGCCATCATCGACATCACCGGCGTGCCCACCGTGGACACGCTGGTTGCGCAGCATTTGCTCAAGACCGTCACCGCGATCCGGCTGATGGGCGCCGATGCCATCATCAGCGGCGTGCGCCCGCAGATTGCGCAGACCATCGTCCATCTGGGGCTGGATCTGCAGGGCATCGTGACCAAGGCCAACCTGGCCGACGCACTGGCGCTGGCGCTCAAGCGCACCGGGCTGACCGTGAGCAAGGCGCTCTGA
- a CDS encoding ATP-binding protein → MTTGSQPVRTEQDVVLARQTVRKLVVQCGLRLVDQTKLVTAASELARNTVIYGGGGDMDWALVESGIRKGVQLTFRDEGPGIPNLDLALTDGWTSGSGLGLGLSGSRRLVDDFTLDTAAGKGTRITITKWK, encoded by the coding sequence ATGACCACCGGCTCGCAACCGGTCCGCACCGAGCAGGACGTGGTGCTGGCGCGACAGACCGTGCGCAAGCTGGTCGTGCAGTGCGGCCTGCGTCTGGTCGACCAGACCAAGCTGGTCACTGCGGCCAGCGAGCTGGCGCGCAACACCGTGATCTACGGTGGCGGCGGCGACATGGACTGGGCGCTGGTGGAAAGCGGCATCCGCAAGGGCGTGCAGCTGACCTTCCGCGACGAAGGCCCGGGCATCCCCAACCTGGATCTTGCGCTGACCGATGGCTGGACCTCCGGTAGCGGGCTGGGGCTGGGCCTGTCCGGCAGCCGGCGTCTGGTCGACGATTTCACGCTGGACACTGCGGCCGGCAAGGGCACGCGCATCACCATCACCAAATGGAAGTGA
- a CDS encoding glycoside hydrolase family 43 protein, whose product MAAVSCQLAHAGSALITQVDYQGDDGGALPTETQYRNPVLAGFYPDPSAIRVGDDFYLVNSTFGYFPGLPVFKSSDLVHWTQIGNAIDRPDQIDYGRDELTRGLFAASISHHDGTFYIANTCFYCDGGNFLITATDPAGPWSDPIWLDAKGIDPSLFFDDDGSAWLVNNDVPAGKLRYDGHRAIWLQQLDLTRMTLVGTRQVIVDSGFQPATNPEHIEGPHLFRRDGYYYLTAAEGGTGEQHAQMIYRSRQITGPYEPWSGNPVLTQRDLDPSRSAPITSTGHAQFVELQDGTWWAVFLGTRPYQGNHYALGRETFLLPVQWRDGWPQVLPHGSAVPPIATRPALPTGTQALPTSGPMQWSERFQQARVPMQWMTFHPPTQPWYLTGPQGLRITPSQVALGDIGRGQPAYLGHRLQHHHATLVATVDGSALAIGEQAGLAMVAKESHFLAAMLVRDEAGAAVVLYRRAGLQDPGTGTVLARAPLPDATQPVQLRFALDGARVHVDFAVGNGQWQTLLEQGDALLLSTETAGGFLGATFGPYAYSR is encoded by the coding sequence ATGGCCGCCGTGAGTTGCCAGCTGGCCCATGCCGGCAGCGCGCTGATCACCCAGGTGGATTACCAGGGCGATGACGGCGGCGCGTTGCCGACCGAGACGCAGTACCGCAATCCGGTGCTGGCCGGGTTTTATCCGGACCCGTCCGCGATCCGGGTCGGCGACGACTTCTATCTGGTCAACTCCACGTTCGGCTACTTTCCCGGCCTGCCGGTGTTCAAGAGCAGCGACCTGGTGCACTGGACCCAGATCGGCAATGCGATCGATCGCCCCGACCAGATCGACTACGGCCGCGACGAGCTGACCCGCGGCCTGTTCGCCGCCAGCATCAGCCACCACGACGGCACCTTCTACATTGCCAACACCTGTTTCTACTGCGACGGCGGCAACTTCCTGATCACCGCCACCGATCCGGCCGGTCCGTGGTCGGACCCGATCTGGCTCGACGCCAAGGGCATCGACCCGTCGCTGTTCTTCGACGACGACGGCAGCGCCTGGCTGGTCAACAACGACGTGCCGGCCGGCAAGCTGCGCTACGACGGACACCGCGCCATCTGGCTGCAGCAGCTGGATCTGACCCGCATGACGCTGGTCGGCACACGTCAGGTGATCGTGGACTCGGGCTTTCAACCGGCCACCAATCCCGAACATATCGAGGGCCCGCATCTATTCCGCCGCGACGGCTACTACTACCTCACCGCAGCCGAAGGCGGCACCGGCGAGCAGCATGCGCAGATGATCTACCGCAGCCGCCAGATCACCGGCCCCTACGAGCCCTGGAGCGGTAACCCGGTACTGACCCAGCGCGACCTGGACCCGAGCCGCAGCGCACCGATCACCTCGACCGGGCACGCACAGTTCGTCGAGCTCCAGGACGGCACATGGTGGGCGGTGTTCCTGGGCACCCGCCCGTATCAGGGCAACCACTATGCGCTTGGCCGCGAAACCTTTCTATTGCCGGTGCAATGGCGCGACGGCTGGCCGCAGGTATTGCCGCATGGCAGCGCCGTGCCGCCGATCGCCACGCGCCCCGCACTGCCGACCGGCACCCAGGCCCTGCCCACCAGCGGCCCGATGCAATGGAGCGAGCGCTTTCAACAGGCGCGCGTGCCGATGCAATGGATGACCTTCCACCCGCCTACCCAGCCGTGGTACCTGACCGGCCCGCAGGGTCTGCGCATCACCCCCTCGCAGGTGGCGCTGGGCGATATCGGCCGCGGTCAACCCGCGTATCTGGGCCATCGCCTGCAGCATCACCACGCCACGCTGGTGGCCACTGTCGATGGCAGCGCGCTGGCAATCGGCGAGCAGGCAGGCCTTGCGATGGTGGCCAAGGAAAGCCACTTCCTGGCGGCCATGCTGGTGCGCGACGAGGCCGGCGCCGCTGTCGTGTTGTATCGCCGCGCAGGCCTGCAGGACCCCGGCACCGGCACCGTGCTGGCACGTGCGCCGCTGCCCGATGCGACCCAACCGGTGCAGCTGCGCTTTGCGCTGGACGGCGCGCGCGTGCATGTGGATTTCGCGGTAGGCAACGGTCAGTGGCAGACGCTGCTCGAACAGGGCGACGCCCTGCTGCTCAGCACCGAGACGGCCGGCGGTTTTCTGGGCGCCACGTTCGGGCCGTACGCGTACTCGCGTTGA
- a CDS encoding STAS domain-containing protein has product MERIPILRMGNLLLVTIQVDMHDQLALQLQEDLSEKISVTSARGVLIDISALDIVDSFIGRMISTISGLATLMGARTVVVGMQPAVAITLVELGLTLPSVRTALDVERGMRLLQQPDTAS; this is encoded by the coding sequence ATGGAGCGCATCCCGATCCTGCGGATGGGCAACCTGTTGCTGGTCACCATCCAGGTGGACATGCACGACCAGCTCGCGCTGCAGCTGCAGGAAGACCTGTCGGAAAAGATCAGCGTCACCTCCGCGCGTGGCGTGCTGATCGACATCTCCGCACTGGATATCGTCGACTCGTTCATCGGCCGCATGATCAGCACCATCTCCGGGCTGGCGACGCTGATGGGTGCCCGCACCGTGGTGGTGGGCATGCAACCGGCGGTGGCGATCACCCTGGTGGAACTGGGGTTGACCTTGCCGTCGGTGCGCACGGCGCTGGACGTCGAACGCGGCATGCGGCTGTTGCAGCAACCCGACACCGCATCATGA
- a CDS encoding DUF1428 domain-containing protein: protein MSYIDGFVLAVPAANKDAFIEHARMGDAVILEYGALRVVECWGDDVQRGQWTDFQRAVDASDDEIVVFSWIEWPDKATRDAGMRKMMEDPRMDPSVNPMPFDGKRMIYGGFVPIVTLGQSA, encoded by the coding sequence ATGTCGTATATCGATGGCTTTGTGCTTGCAGTGCCTGCAGCCAACAAGGATGCGTTTATCGAGCACGCCCGCATGGGCGACGCCGTGATCCTGGAATATGGCGCATTGCGTGTGGTGGAGTGCTGGGGCGACGATGTCCAGCGCGGCCAGTGGACTGACTTCCAGCGCGCGGTCGATGCCAGCGACGACGAGATCGTGGTGTTTTCTTGGATTGAATGGCCCGACAAGGCCACCCGCGATGCCGGCATGCGCAAGATGATGGAGGACCCGCGCATGGACCCGTCGGTCAACCCGATGCCTTTCGACGGCAAACGCATGATCTACGGCGGCTTTGTCCCGATCGTGACCCTTGGGCAATCGGCCTGA
- a CDS encoding response regulator, translated as MGSKQHILVVDDNAVTRYSVRRVLEHHRFVVEEAGTGTEGLAKLAAQAFAAVVLDVNLPDMSGFDIVRSLRAEPRTALLPVVHVSAASIATGDMITGLDAGADAYLIHPVDPNVLVATLRTLLRARNAEEALRLSEARFREIFEHISAPIAVVDAALHTHELNAAFQRLIGGATPGEAIHAAGLDQTATVQALTGALAQRERWSGTLSILRDGKLCETEWRVSPYREPDLGLLMVEDVTERRLREREQRQELDTATTELAHQIAERQRTEIQLLQAQKMEALGKLTGGIAHDFNNLLTSIISGLDMIQLAVESNRIERVPRLAEIATGSAHRAAALTQRMLAFARKQSLDAQPFDVNLRVRSLEDMLQRSIGENIALELELADASLVAVADANQLENVVLNLVINARDALRGHGTICVQTAAYVALNDPELDDGEYVAVNVIDNGSGIEPAILNQVFEPFFTTKPIGEGTGLGLSMTYGFARQSGGTARITSQIGQGTTVTLLLPRGLSASEVPPAPAPTTQRARNARILLVDDTDVVRMMVSEVLSDAGYQVIEAEDAIGALEQLRTDLQIDLVVSDVGLPGMNGRDMADVARTLRPGLPILFITGYAENAVTRQEFLADGMALLPKPFSLNDLLNTVGQMLDSSVLARA; from the coding sequence TTGGGCAGTAAGCAGCACATTCTGGTCGTCGACGACAACGCGGTGACGCGCTATTCGGTGCGACGCGTGCTCGAGCACCACCGCTTCGTGGTCGAGGAAGCCGGCACCGGCACCGAAGGCCTGGCCAAGCTGGCAGCGCAGGCGTTCGCGGCGGTGGTGCTGGACGTCAATCTGCCTGACATGAGCGGCTTCGACATCGTGCGCAGCCTGCGCGCCGAGCCGCGCACTGCGTTGCTGCCGGTGGTGCACGTGTCGGCGGCTTCGATCGCCACCGGCGACATGATCACCGGGCTTGATGCCGGCGCCGATGCCTACCTGATCCATCCGGTGGATCCGAACGTGCTGGTCGCCACGCTGCGCACGCTGTTGCGCGCGCGCAATGCCGAAGAAGCGTTGCGGCTCAGCGAGGCACGCTTCCGCGAGATCTTCGAGCACATCAGCGCGCCGATCGCAGTGGTCGATGCCGCCTTGCACACGCATGAACTCAACGCGGCGTTCCAGCGCCTGATCGGCGGCGCCACGCCGGGTGAAGCGATCCACGCTGCGGGGCTGGATCAGACGGCCACCGTGCAGGCGCTGACCGGCGCACTGGCGCAGCGCGAGCGCTGGAGCGGCACGCTGTCGATCCTGCGCGATGGCAAGTTGTGCGAAACCGAATGGCGGGTGTCGCCGTACCGCGAGCCGGACCTGGGCCTGTTGATGGTGGAGGACGTCACCGAGCGGCGCCTGCGCGAGCGCGAGCAGCGTCAGGAACTGGATACCGCCACCACCGAGCTGGCGCACCAGATCGCCGAGCGCCAGCGCACCGAAATCCAGCTGTTGCAGGCGCAAAAGATGGAAGCGCTGGGCAAGCTCACCGGCGGCATCGCGCACGACTTCAACAACCTGTTGACCAGCATCATTTCCGGCCTAGACATGATCCAGCTGGCGGTGGAATCCAACCGCATCGAGCGCGTGCCGCGCCTGGCCGAAATTGCCACCGGCTCGGCGCATCGGGCAGCGGCGCTGACCCAGCGCATGCTCGCGTTTGCGCGCAAGCAATCGCTGGATGCGCAGCCGTTCGACGTCAATCTGCGCGTGCGCTCGCTGGAAGACATGCTGCAACGCTCGATCGGCGAGAACATCGCCCTGGAGCTGGAGCTTGCCGATGCCTCGCTGGTGGCGGTTGCCGATGCCAACCAGCTCGAGAACGTGGTGCTCAATCTGGTGATCAATGCCCGCGATGCATTACGCGGGCATGGCACCATCTGCGTGCAGACCGCCGCCTACGTCGCGCTCAACGACCCGGAACTGGACGATGGAGAGTATGTCGCGGTCAACGTGATCGACAACGGCAGCGGCATCGAGCCGGCCATCCTCAATCAGGTGTTCGAGCCGTTTTTCACCACCAAACCCATCGGCGAAGGCACCGGCCTGGGATTGTCGATGACCTACGGCTTTGCACGCCAGTCCGGCGGTACCGCGCGCATCACCAGCCAGATCGGCCAGGGCACCACGGTGACGTTGCTGCTGCCGCGCGGGCTGTCGGCGAGCGAGGTGCCGCCGGCACCGGCGCCGACGACGCAACGCGCGCGCAACGCGCGCATCCTGCTGGTGGACGACACCGACGTGGTGCGCATGATGGTCAGCGAGGTGCTCAGCGACGCCGGGTATCAGGTGATCGAAGCCGAAGACGCCATCGGCGCACTGGAGCAGTTGCGCACCGATCTGCAGATCGACCTGGTGGTGTCCGATGTCGGCCTGCCGGGCATGAACGGGCGCGACATGGCCGATGTGGCGCGTACGCTGCGTCCGGGGCTGCCGATCCTGTTCATCACCGGCTACGCCGAAAACGCGGTCACGCGGCAGGAATTTCTGGCCGACGGCATGGCCTTGCTGCCCAAGCCCTTCAGCCTCAACGATTTGCTCAATACCGTCGGGCAGATGCTCGACAGCAGCGTGCTGGCGCGCGCTTAG
- a CDS encoding ATP-binding protein yields the protein MNASDAVPGSDPMSELASLREQNQALREELDETNQGVLALYAELDQQAEQLREVSELKSRFLSYMSHEFRTPLGSILSITRLLEDGMDGPLNDEQLKQVRFVSASARELTEMVDDLLDLAKIEAGRITISPGWFDLMDLFAALRGMFRPLTDVGTTTLIFEDPPVLPMLYTDDKKLAQILRNFISNALKFTPQGHVRVLAQMEGDDHVRFSVQDTGIGIAPELHETLFEDFVQVDSPLQKRLTGTGLGLSICKRFAELLGGRVGINSVVGQGSEFFVVLPVTLAAEKALGQ from the coding sequence ATGAACGCATCCGATGCAGTGCCGGGCAGCGATCCGATGAGCGAACTGGCGAGCCTGCGCGAGCAGAACCAGGCGCTGCGCGAGGAGCTGGACGAAACCAACCAGGGCGTCCTGGCGTTGTACGCCGAACTCGACCAGCAGGCCGAACAGCTGCGCGAGGTCTCCGAGCTCAAGAGCCGCTTCCTGTCGTACATGAGCCACGAGTTCCGTACCCCGCTGGGCTCGATCCTGAGCATTACCCGGCTGCTGGAAGACGGCATGGACGGGCCGCTCAACGACGAGCAACTCAAGCAGGTGCGCTTTGTCAGCGCATCGGCGCGCGAGCTCACCGAGATGGTGGACGACCTGCTGGACCTGGCCAAGATCGAGGCCGGCCGCATCACCATTTCGCCGGGCTGGTTCGACCTGATGGACCTGTTTGCGGCGTTGCGCGGCATGTTTCGCCCGCTCACCGACGTGGGCACCACCACCTTGATCTTCGAAGACCCGCCGGTGCTGCCGATGTTGTACACCGACGACAAGAAGCTGGCCCAGATCCTGCGCAACTTCATTTCCAACGCGCTCAAGTTCACCCCGCAGGGCCATGTGCGCGTCCTGGCGCAGATGGAAGGCGACGACCACGTGCGCTTCAGCGTGCAGGACACCGGCATCGGGATCGCGCCCGAACTTCACGAGACCTTGTTCGAGGATTTCGTACAGGTGGACTCGCCGCTGCAGAAGCGCCTGACCGGCACCGGCCTGGGCCTGTCGATCTGCAAGCGGTTCGCCGAACTGCTGGGCGGGCGGGTCGGCATCAACAGCGTGGTGGGGCAGGGGTCGGAATTTTTCGTTGTGCTGCCGGTGACCCTGGCAGCGGAGAAGGCACTTGGGCAGTAA
- the trxC gene encoding thioredoxin TrxC, with product MTDAPLLIACPNCAAMNRVARARLHDAPNCGSCHRPLFLGSPVALSAADFDKHAVRSALPLVVDFWAPWCAPCLSMAPQFAAAAATLEPQVRLAKVDTDLHPALSTRFGIRSIPTLLVIRGGHEIGRHSGAVSSAQIVSWVRSVLSQG from the coding sequence ATGACCGACGCACCGCTTCTGATCGCCTGCCCGAACTGCGCTGCCATGAACCGCGTGGCGCGCGCACGCCTGCACGATGCGCCCAACTGTGGCAGTTGCCATCGGCCGTTGTTTCTGGGGTCACCGGTGGCGTTGTCGGCGGCAGATTTCGACAAGCACGCCGTGCGCAGCGCGCTCCCGCTGGTGGTGGATTTCTGGGCACCGTGGTGCGCGCCGTGCCTGAGCATGGCACCGCAGTTTGCGGCCGCTGCCGCGACGCTGGAGCCGCAGGTGCGGCTGGCCAAGGTGGATACCGATCTGCATCCGGCGCTGAGCACGCGCTTTGGCATCCGCAGCATCCCGACCTTGCTGGTCATCCGCGGTGGACATGAGATCGGCCGTCATTCCGGCGCGGTGAGCAGCGCGCAGATCGTCAGCTGGGTGCGCTCGGTCCTGAGCCAAGGCTGA
- a CDS encoding TonB-dependent receptor, with product MSLYSSVSPSLTSAVAHLYARAPQRTPLARACAGLLLASMAAAASAQQAPASQGEGSPTALDAVTVTAEHREQNLQEVPVSVGVVQGAAMRQYTAGGDDTLLALSGRVPGFYAETTTGRIFPRFYIRGLGNIDFYLGASQPVSIIQDDVVLEHVVLKSNPVYDVDQVEVLRGPQGTLFGRNTTAGIVKFDTVKPGDTYTGRVDASYGSYNTVSLDGGFGGPINDVLSFRVSALYQHRDDWVDNTFAGSSADGTRTPRKDAMGGYNDRNARLQVLLKPNDAFSLLGSVHTRDYDGTSTLFLRNAVTRGSDKVDVPRDRVAYDEANDNPQAYKTDGGSIKAIYDFGGVSLTSITAYETTSGYSRGDTDGGAAANYPVNGVPNGFGQSMGQIRDLDQYTQELRLASEGDDALQWQVGAFYFDGRDTTDFYQRAYFLRTAARNPNNWVRLRNTNTSWAGFGQLSYKATDALTLTAGLRQTKDSKETRLLKTADTAAGAVTYRGRRDVRMSDTQPSWDLSAMYELNPDLSVYARVARGFRGPTIQGRSAVFNSDFTTADSETILSWEAGIKSSLFDNRLRLNVSGFTYTVDDIQLNGNDSDGNGVLFNADKAKAYGLEADLDWRPISNLSLTAGLSLLHSEIQDRRVFAQACALNGVVVCTVNDPTIRVGANTFAQIDGNPLPNAPKYNLNLAARYDIPMGNDGAFFVSTDWNKQGETSFVLYDSTEFRADGNFEGGLKLGYTGGYGAWEVAAFARNITNEKNVKGVIENYMAAVYNEPRIVGVSVNVNWQ from the coding sequence ATGTCGTTGTACTCGTCTGTCTCTCCGTCGCTGACGTCCGCTGTTGCGCATCTGTATGCACGTGCACCGCAACGCACGCCGCTGGCGCGCGCCTGCGCCGGTCTGCTGCTCGCTTCGATGGCCGCTGCCGCATCGGCCCAGCAGGCGCCGGCCAGCCAGGGCGAGGGCAGCCCCACCGCGCTGGACGCGGTCACCGTCACCGCCGAGCACCGCGAGCAGAACCTGCAGGAGGTGCCGGTGTCGGTGGGCGTGGTGCAGGGCGCGGCGATGCGGCAGTACACCGCCGGCGGCGACGACACCTTGCTGGCGCTGTCCGGCCGCGTGCCGGGCTTCTACGCCGAGACCACCACCGGGCGCATCTTTCCGCGCTTCTATATCCGCGGCCTGGGCAACATCGACTTCTATCTCGGCGCGTCGCAGCCGGTGTCCATCATCCAGGACGACGTGGTGCTGGAGCACGTGGTGCTCAAGTCCAACCCCGTCTACGACGTGGATCAGGTCGAAGTGCTGCGCGGCCCGCAGGGCACCCTGTTCGGCCGCAATACCACCGCCGGCATCGTCAAGTTCGATACCGTCAAGCCGGGCGACACCTACACCGGCCGCGTCGACGCCAGCTACGGCAGCTACAACACCGTGTCGCTGGACGGCGGCTTTGGCGGGCCGATCAACGATGTGCTGTCGTTCCGCGTGTCGGCCCTGTATCAGCACCGCGACGACTGGGTGGACAATACCTTTGCCGGCAGCAGCGCCGATGGCACGCGCACCCCGCGCAAGGATGCGATGGGCGGCTACAACGACCGCAATGCGCGCCTGCAGGTGCTGCTCAAGCCCAACGATGCGTTCTCGCTGCTGGGCTCTGTGCACACCCGCGACTACGACGGCACCTCCACGTTGTTCCTGCGCAACGCAGTGACGCGCGGCAGCGACAAGGTCGACGTGCCGCGCGACCGCGTGGCCTACGACGAGGCCAACGACAACCCGCAGGCCTACAAGACCGATGGCGGCTCGATCAAGGCGATCTACGACTTCGGCGGCGTGTCGCTGACCTCCATCACCGCCTACGAAACCACCTCCGGCTACAGCCGTGGCGACACCGATGGCGGCGCGGCGGCCAACTATCCGGTCAACGGCGTGCCGAACGGCTTCGGCCAGTCGATGGGGCAGATCCGCGACCTGGATCAATACACCCAGGAGCTGCGTCTGGCCAGCGAAGGCGACGACGCACTGCAATGGCAGGTGGGCGCGTTCTACTTCGATGGCCGCGACACCACCGACTTCTATCAGCGTGCGTATTTCCTGCGCACCGCCGCGCGCAACCCCAACAACTGGGTGCGGCTGCGTAACACCAATACCTCATGGGCCGGCTTCGGTCAGCTCAGCTACAAGGCCACCGATGCGCTCACCTTGACCGCCGGTCTGCGCCAGACCAAGGACAGCAAGGAGACCCGCCTGCTCAAGACCGCCGATACCGCCGCCGGTGCGGTGACCTATCGCGGCCGTCGCGATGTGCGCATGTCCGACACCCAGCCCAGCTGGGACCTGAGCGCGATGTATGAACTCAACCCGGACCTGAGCGTGTATGCACGCGTGGCACGCGGTTTCCGCGGCCCCACCATCCAGGGCCGCAGCGCGGTGTTCAATTCGGACTTCACCACCGCCGATTCGGAAACCATCCTGTCCTGGGAAGCCGGCATCAAGAGCAGCCTGTTCGACAACCGGCTGCGCCTGAATGTCAGCGGCTTCACCTACACCGTCGACGACATCCAGCTCAACGGCAACGATTCGGACGGCAACGGCGTGCTGTTCAATGCCGACAAGGCCAAGGCCTACGGTCTGGAAGCGGACCTGGACTGGCGCCCGATCTCCAACCTGTCGCTGACCGCCGGCCTGAGCCTGCTGCACAGCGAAATCCAGGACAGGCGCGTGTTTGCGCAGGCCTGCGCGCTCAATGGCGTAGTGGTGTGCACGGTCAACGACCCGACCATCCGCGTCGGTGCCAACACCTTTGCGCAGATCGACGGCAACCCGCTGCCCAACGCGCCCAAGTACAACCTCAACCTGGCCGCGCGCTACGACATCCCGATGGGCAACGATGGCGCGTTCTTCGTTTCCACCGACTGGAACAAGCAGGGCGAAACCAGCTTCGTGCTGTACGACTCCACCGAGTTCCGCGCCGACGGCAACTTCGAAGGCGGCCTCAAGCTGGGCTACACCGGCGGTTATGGCGCGTGGGAAGTGGCGGCATTCGCGCGCAACATCACCAACGAAAAGAACGTCAAGGGTGTGATCGAAAACTACATGGCGGCGGTCTATAACGAGCCGCGCATCGTGGGCGTGTCGGTCAACGTCAACTGGCAGTAA
- a CDS encoding ATP-binding protein, with the protein MEVNVAGALTQVIRVEEVTQVGQVRRDAVALAQANGFDEGACGRVALVATELCTNLLNHGGGGQIQLCRVAGSAGIGVELCALDQGPGFVLADCLPDGYSTGSTPGNGLGAVRRQAALLDAYSDHAGTMVLARVYADAGAASDLPYGAIRLPLHSEAVCGDAWHLAIDAQHVTVTMIDGLGHGPGAADAADAGTRAAAAASGEPDERLVRLHAGMSGSRGGAAAVMQFDGSSGHVRFAGVGNVAAALCDGDGVRGMPSHPGIVGVQFRRAKPFDFPQASGKLLVMHSDGLQTRWNLRDHAGLLSRHPRIIAGVLLRDYARGRDDACVFVMRLGAMQ; encoded by the coding sequence ATGGAAGTGAATGTTGCCGGCGCACTCACCCAGGTCATCCGCGTCGAAGAAGTGACACAGGTGGGGCAGGTGCGCCGCGATGCGGTGGCGCTTGCGCAGGCCAATGGGTTCGACGAAGGCGCTTGCGGCCGCGTTGCGCTGGTCGCGACCGAGCTGTGTACCAACCTGCTCAACCATGGCGGCGGCGGGCAGATTCAGCTTTGCCGCGTGGCCGGCAGCGCTGGCATCGGCGTGGAGCTGTGCGCGCTCGACCAGGGCCCGGGCTTCGTGCTCGCCGATTGCCTGCCCGACGGCTACTCCACCGGCAGCACGCCCGGCAATGGTCTGGGCGCGGTGCGACGGCAGGCGGCGCTGCTGGATGCGTATTCGGATCATGCCGGTACGATGGTGCTGGCGCGGGTCTATGCCGATGCAGGCGCCGCGTCCGATCTGCCGTACGGCGCCATACGGCTGCCGCTGCACAGCGAAGCGGTCTGCGGCGATGCCTGGCATCTGGCGATCGATGCGCAACATGTCACCGTCACCATGATCGATGGCCTGGGCCACGGTCCGGGCGCGGCCGATGCTGCCGATGCCGGCACGCGCGCTGCGGCCGCTGCCAGCGGCGAACCCGACGAACGTCTCGTGCGGCTGCATGCCGGCATGTCCGGCAGCCGGGGCGGCGCGGCCGCGGTGATGCAGTTCGACGGCAGCAGCGGGCACGTGCGCTTTGCCGGCGTCGGCAATGTCGCCGCAGCCTTGTGCGATGGCGATGGTGTGCGCGGCATGCCCTCGCATCCGGGCATCGTCGGCGTGCAGTTTCGCAGGGCCAAGCCGTTCGATTTTCCGCAGGCGTCGGGCAAGCTGCTGGTCATGCATAGCGACGGCCTGCAGACGCGCTGGAACCTGCGCGATCACGCCGGGCTGTTGTCGCGCCATCCACGCATCATTGCGGGCGTGCTATTGCGCGATTACGCGCGCGGCCGCGACGATGCCTGCGTCTTCGTCATGCGCCTGGGAGCCATGCAATGA